A genomic window from Candidatus Pelagisphaera phototrophica includes:
- a CDS encoding flagellar biosynthetic protein FliR, whose protein sequence is MFAPDDIFAFILILTRMVGLFLYIPFFAHKTIPFIAKGGFSMAFALIVLPLVDVNVALPDSLLVLIIWMAKEMAVGLSMGFAVRMLFFLIDFASHILTVEIGLAPGAEFDPSTSRGANPIGTIMYFLGVIVILSGSEYDILRAYIASYEVAPVGFMEVNHYAAEFIIKQTAGIFKIGILMAAPVIAVNFLVNLVFAVLGKVVPKLNVFILSFSARILAGISIFSFSVLLVVGYIINYSNNTTEVMMRFIMFRPAF, encoded by the coding sequence ATGTTCGCCCCCGACGACATATTTGCTTTTATATTGATCCTGACCCGAATGGTTGGGCTTTTCCTGTACATTCCATTCTTCGCCCATAAGACGATTCCGTTTATCGCAAAGGGTGGATTCTCTATGGCCTTCGCCTTAATCGTTTTACCGTTGGTGGATGTGAATGTTGCTTTACCCGACTCACTCTTGGTTCTGATTATCTGGATGGCAAAGGAAATGGCAGTTGGGTTATCGATGGGATTTGCCGTCCGAATGTTGTTTTTCCTGATAGACTTTGCTTCACATATTCTGACAGTTGAGATCGGTTTGGCACCCGGAGCCGAGTTTGATCCTTCCACCTCTCGGGGAGCAAATCCGATTGGTACAATCATGTATTTTCTCGGCGTGATTGTTATTCTTTCAGGAAGTGAGTACGATATCCTCAGAGCTTACATCGCGAGTTATGAGGTTGCTCCTGTTGGGTTCATGGAAGTTAATCACTATGCGGCTGAATTCATAATAAAACAGACGGCGGGGATATTCAAAATTGGGATACTTATGGCCGCTCCGGTGATTGCAGTCAACTTTCTGGTAAACCTAGTGTTTGCTGTGCTGGGTAAAGTGGTGCCGAAACTGAATGTATTCATACTAAGTTTCTCTGCCCGTATTCTTGCTGGCATTTCGATTTTCTCTTTCTCGGTATTGTTGGTTGTTGGGTATATTATCAACTACTCCAACAATACAACCGAGGTGATGATGCGCTTTATCATGTTCCGACCGGCATTCTAA
- a CDS encoding flagellar biosynthetic protein FliQ, which translates to MAIELFRQAIYNALTLVSPILLTTIAVGLTVSLVQAVTSIQEQTLSFAPKLFAVGGVLVFSASWLMKTLMNFTITVFSKITEIPF; encoded by the coding sequence ATGGCTATAGAACTATTTCGTCAGGCGATTTACAACGCCCTGACGCTTGTGAGTCCGATCTTGCTCACGACAATTGCGGTTGGGCTTACGGTTTCGCTTGTTCAAGCGGTTACGAGTATACAAGAGCAAACGCTCTCATTTGCCCCTAAACTGTTCGCGGTTGGTGGAGTGCTTGTTTTTTCCGCCTCTTGGCTAATGAAGACGCTGATGAATTTCACGATTACCGTATTTTCTAAGATCACGGAGATCCCTTTCTAA
- the fliP gene encoding flagellar type III secretion system pore protein FliP (The bacterial flagellar biogenesis protein FliP forms a type III secretion system (T3SS)-type pore required for flagellar assembly.), producing MKKIVSIFLITIFCLSVSDAVYGQAASPQGLNLSINMGDSEEGGQDVGAAIQILLLMTLLTLGPSIVVLMTSFTRIIIVLGFVRTALGVHQAPSNQLIVGLALVITFFVMQPVFQEVNTTALQPLFDKTITTAEALEKGSDPLRDFMLKQTKLDDVEFFLDLAKMGPTATSELPMRVVVPAFVMSEIRTAFQMGFLIFLPFILIDFLVGTTLMAMGMMMMPPIVISLPFKLLLFVLVDGWTLVIKSLVQSFQL from the coding sequence ATGAAGAAAATCGTATCCATATTCCTCATTACAATTTTCTGTCTAAGCGTCTCTGACGCTGTCTATGGGCAGGCGGCAAGCCCACAGGGCCTGAATTTGAGTATTAATATGGGCGACAGTGAAGAAGGGGGCCAAGATGTAGGAGCTGCTATTCAGATCTTGTTACTGATGACCCTTCTGACGCTTGGGCCGTCTATTGTGGTACTGATGACGAGCTTTACGCGAATCATTATTGTGCTTGGATTTGTGCGGACAGCCCTAGGTGTGCACCAGGCCCCTTCCAATCAGCTGATCGTGGGATTAGCGCTCGTCATCACATTTTTTGTAATGCAGCCCGTTTTTCAGGAAGTGAATACAACAGCGTTACAACCGCTCTTCGATAAGACTATTACGACCGCGGAAGCTTTGGAGAAAGGTTCAGATCCGTTACGGGACTTTATGCTAAAGCAGACAAAGCTAGACGATGTGGAGTTCTTCCTAGACTTGGCGAAAATGGGGCCGACCGCTACGAGCGAGTTGCCCATGCGTGTTGTAGTCCCAGCGTTTGTTATGAGTGAAATTAGAACCGCCTTTCAGATGGGTTTTCTGATCTTTCTGCCATTCATTCTAATCGATTTTCTCGTAGGTACCACGCTCATGGCAATGGGTATGATGATGATGCCTCCGATTGTGATCTCTCTCCCCTTTAAATTGCTTTTGTTCGTCTTAGTGGATGGATGGACACTGGTCATTAAATCTTTGGTACAAAGCTTTCAGTTATGA
- the fliO gene encoding flagellar biosynthetic protein FliO: protein MFVHYLDQENGAPRRKGEIFSSGRIQGASDTVNHGASRVPEALGFRYIASLIADRLCKSSLGFAIVIACLLVGATDLMGQVEESEDSQMVYPSSASDVEGAEGQSELYEDLMPDKGSGVGMAVTILGYLVIIGGMCVAAWYLFKRGVIRKPFSSNEGKLKVAESRMLGNRQYIMVVEYEDKKILLGVGPGKIDYLTSLDGYKSDFPKIEPEVERGPVRELA from the coding sequence ATGTTCGTACATTACCTGGATCAAGAAAATGGAGCTCCTCGGAGAAAAGGTGAGATTTTCTCAAGCGGAAGGATCCAAGGAGCATCCGATACTGTAAATCACGGTGCGTCTCGTGTGCCGGAGGCGTTGGGTTTTCGGTACATAGCGTCTCTTATAGCAGATCGTCTTTGTAAATCCTCACTTGGCTTCGCGATCGTGATAGCCTGCCTGCTTGTAGGAGCAACGGACTTGATGGGTCAGGTGGAGGAGTCTGAAGATTCTCAGATGGTCTATCCTAGCTCCGCCTCTGATGTTGAAGGTGCTGAGGGTCAGAGTGAATTGTATGAAGACTTAATGCCTGACAAAGGGTCCGGAGTCGGAATGGCGGTTACGATACTTGGATATTTAGTCATTATTGGGGGGATGTGTGTAGCGGCTTGGTACCTTTTCAAACGGGGTGTCATTCGAAAGCCATTTTCTTCAAATGAGGGTAAGCTAAAGGTTGCGGAAAGCAGAATGCTTGGAAATCGGCAGTACATCATGGTTGTCGAGTATGAAGATAAAAAGATCCTCTTGGGTGTGGGACCCGGCAAAATTGACTACCTTACGTCTCTAGATGGCTACAAGAGTGACTTCCCTAAGATTGAACCAGAAGTGGAGCGCGGACCAGTGCGAGAACTCGCATGA
- the fliN gene encoding flagellar motor switch protein FliN, translating into MSEMVEREKDIGLLMDVRVKMTVQLGSCRMPMREVMELVPGSVIQLNQEAKDPVGLYINDKLVAYGEVVVVEDNFGIKITEMASK; encoded by the coding sequence ATGAGTGAAATGGTAGAAAGAGAGAAGGACATTGGCCTTCTGATGGATGTTCGGGTTAAGATGACCGTTCAGCTGGGTTCATGTCGCATGCCCATGCGAGAAGTCATGGAACTTGTGCCCGGTTCAGTAATACAATTAAATCAGGAAGCCAAAGACCCTGTAGGACTCTATATCAACGACAAATTAGTCGCCTATGGCGAAGTGGTCGTCGTTGAAGATAACTTTGGAATTAAGATCACTGAGATGGCCAGCAAATAG
- a CDS encoding flagellar motor switch protein FliM: protein MPEEPQDMPDDGEFLDQTDIDALIAEASDEPEEIIYDPDGNKVRTMKGTRIEPYDFRNPVFLTEVELRRVCIRHEEFIRYLAARLSIFLRLEYSLKMSRLSTLTYSEYTETIANPAHVVLFKVDQLHGVGAIDINPRLALTMVDRMLGGKGQSVEGERYLTEIEVNLVDDVAAIILDEWCRQWKSERELNASIIAHESNGRFLETAPADSSMLVLTMEAGVGDCSESIQIGIPYYTLEPIIKKMYENKEREINPDIVGSKRSWKESFDKVDIPVKAEWDADSLTVKEVAHLRPGDVIRFPKTILGDTRIRLSNTRKFKGEIGLDKNKVAVRISEKLEEKEEE from the coding sequence ATGCCTGAGGAACCACAAGATATGCCGGATGATGGCGAATTTCTAGATCAGACAGATATTGACGCTCTGATCGCAGAAGCCTCGGACGAGCCTGAAGAGATAATTTACGATCCAGATGGCAATAAGGTCCGTACGATGAAAGGAACTCGTATAGAGCCTTACGACTTTAGGAATCCTGTTTTTCTGACGGAAGTGGAACTGCGCCGAGTGTGCATTAGGCACGAAGAGTTCATACGCTATTTGGCAGCCCGTCTTTCGATTTTTCTCCGGTTGGAGTACTCGCTGAAAATGTCGCGGCTTTCCACGCTAACCTATAGCGAGTATACCGAGACGATCGCCAATCCGGCTCACGTCGTACTTTTCAAGGTGGATCAGCTCCATGGTGTAGGAGCGATTGACATCAATCCTAGGCTGGCGTTGACCATGGTTGATCGGATGCTGGGTGGTAAGGGTCAAAGTGTTGAAGGAGAGCGGTACCTGACTGAGATAGAAGTCAATCTGGTGGATGATGTAGCCGCAATCATTCTCGATGAGTGGTGTCGCCAATGGAAGAGTGAACGCGAGTTGAATGCTTCGATTATCGCTCATGAGAGCAATGGCAGATTTTTGGAAACGGCACCTGCGGATTCCAGTATGTTGGTACTGACGATGGAGGCAGGGGTAGGCGACTGTTCCGAATCGATACAAATAGGCATACCTTACTACACTCTAGAGCCTATAATCAAAAAGATGTACGAAAATAAGGAGAGAGAAATTAATCCTGATATCGTTGGATCTAAAAGGAGCTGGAAGGAGTCGTTTGACAAAGTGGATATTCCTGTAAAAGCGGAATGGGATGCGGACAGCCTTACGGTGAAGGAAGTGGCCCATCTGAGGCCAGGAGATGTGATACGATTTCCCAAGACCATATTGGGGGACACACGTATCAGACTCTCTAACACCCGGAAATTTAAGGGAGAAATCGGCCTGGATAAAAACAAGGTCGCAGTTAGAATTAGCGAAAAACTCGAAGAGAAAGAAGAAGAATGA
- a CDS encoding flagellar basal body-associated FliL family protein translates to MAEENAVQEAQAYSAKSGGSMLPVLLVVILMPVISFAMFKFLFLPEIIKHAPVAGEGHYEEIDPHKIHVETGEKHLVSFGDLIVNINGTGGARFLRVAFSLESANPEIEDEVEARKAKMQDLATTVLRHLTMADLERPNITDTVRNQLIQGFDQVLQPPMIDEIYFTQFVIQ, encoded by the coding sequence ATGGCAGAAGAGAACGCAGTTCAAGAAGCCCAAGCTTATTCAGCGAAAAGTGGCGGCAGCATGCTCCCCGTCCTACTGGTCGTCATCCTGATGCCAGTAATTTCTTTCGCGATGTTCAAATTCCTTTTCCTTCCGGAGATTATTAAGCACGCTCCAGTAGCTGGCGAGGGTCATTACGAGGAGATTGACCCTCATAAAATTCATGTGGAAACGGGAGAGAAGCACTTAGTTTCCTTTGGAGATTTAATCGTTAATATCAATGGAACGGGTGGGGCTCGTTTTTTGAGAGTCGCATTTAGTCTCGAAAGCGCAAATCCTGAAATTGAAGACGAAGTTGAGGCGCGAAAAGCAAAGATGCAGGACCTCGCAACCACAGTTTTGCGTCACTTAACGATGGCCGATTTGGAAAGACCAAACATCACGGATACCGTTCGTAATCAGTTGATACAAGGGTTTGACCAAGTGCTGCAGCCTCCGATGATCGACGAAATCTATTTTACGCAATTTGTAATACAGTAA
- a CDS encoding flagellar hook-basal body complex protein, whose product MAFGALSSGISALRSFAKGMEVIGNNIANVNTVSFKGSRVKYSETFNQILTQSAPSPQDGQGSNVTASQVGLGVQVDTIQGLFHQGGLTSTNQKTDLAVTGDGFFLVSDARNEDAKYATRGGDFRIDSLGNLVTTEGYRVQGSNDGAIGYNVAIDANGNWNFGKNNDGVSGTIEPSALGDISLAFDKSQAEEVVGPYTVNGVSRNSVYYTNNLIAKDAAGDPVWNGDHNIGAGSMTLNPDGTIAKVPGWHTFAQEAVAAIVAQRNQSSTGADAVSDADIKAAVSKDMFNAVFSADAAATGLDGSAITDLMGLIDLTHLGDATAQANNVAAIQGLISSEGTPADTQLAALRRVNEVRNDQAPDLSNFSIDPEGMITFFLSDGSSFNKGQIMLVDFNDTSALIREGRNLYSGFGAAGLKGVDMDSEVGDALSALQKAGREGVGRIQQGALELSNVDLTEEFANMITTQRGFQAGSRIITVSDDILQEVVNLKR is encoded by the coding sequence ATGGCATTTGGAGCATTAAGCAGTGGAATCAGCGCCTTACGCAGTTTTGCGAAAGGAATGGAAGTAATTGGCAATAATATTGCGAACGTGAATACGGTTTCCTTTAAAGGATCTCGTGTCAAATATTCGGAGACGTTTAATCAGATATTGACCCAATCGGCACCTTCGCCGCAGGACGGACAGGGCTCAAACGTTACGGCTTCTCAAGTCGGTTTGGGTGTGCAGGTAGATACGATTCAGGGACTCTTCCATCAAGGTGGGTTGACGAGTACCAACCAGAAAACGGATCTGGCTGTAACCGGAGATGGATTCTTTTTGGTCAGTGACGCTCGAAATGAGGACGCCAAATATGCAACGCGCGGAGGCGATTTTCGTATTGATAGTCTTGGAAATCTGGTGACGACGGAAGGTTACCGAGTTCAAGGGTCAAATGACGGGGCGATTGGATATAATGTTGCGATCGACGCCAATGGTAATTGGAACTTTGGGAAAAACAATGATGGCGTCTCAGGAACGATCGAACCTTCCGCTTTAGGCGATATCTCGCTAGCCTTCGACAAAAGCCAGGCGGAGGAAGTCGTAGGTCCCTACACTGTAAATGGTGTCTCTCGTAATTCCGTCTACTATACGAACAACCTCATCGCAAAAGACGCTGCTGGCGATCCGGTTTGGAATGGCGATCATAACATCGGTGCTGGATCTATGACCCTCAATCCAGACGGAACGATAGCTAAGGTTCCTGGATGGCATACCTTTGCTCAGGAGGCGGTTGCGGCGATTGTCGCCCAGAGAAATCAAAGCTCTACAGGTGCAGATGCGGTCTCAGATGCTGACATCAAGGCAGCGGTATCTAAGGATATGTTTAATGCGGTCTTTTCTGCTGATGCGGCGGCCACCGGTTTAGATGGTTCGGCCATTACGGATTTGATGGGACTGATCGATCTCACGCATTTAGGAGACGCAACTGCCCAGGCTAACAACGTTGCTGCGATTCAGGGGCTCATTTCTTCAGAAGGAACTCCAGCAGATACCCAGTTAGCCGCATTGCGACGCGTTAATGAAGTTCGAAATGATCAAGCTCCTGATCTCTCAAATTTCTCAATCGACCCTGAGGGAATGATAACGTTTTTCCTTTCCGATGGATCCTCTTTCAACAAGGGGCAGATCATGCTTGTCGACTTTAACGACACCTCAGCATTGATTCGTGAAGGAAGAAATCTGTATAGTGGATTTGGTGCTGCCGGTCTGAAGGGCGTAGATATGGATTCTGAAGTAGGGGACGCCCTGTCTGCTTTGCAAAAAGCCGGTAGGGAAGGAGTTGGAAGAATCCAGCAAGGAGCTCTCGAATTGTCGAATGTAGATCTGACGGAAGAATTTGCTAATATGATTACCACTCAGAGAGGCTTTCAGGCGGGATCTAGAATCATAACCGTATCAGACGATATACTACAGGAGGTCGTGAATCTGAAACGATAA
- a CDS encoding flagellar hook capping FlgD N-terminal domain-containing protein, with translation MSDIATDFIQRPQAQDFTTIDPNSTGKIETQQKTLGQAEFFKLLTTQLASQDPLKPMDDTAFIAQMANFSELEMMSELNDNFSEFTGVQQFQASQGYIGKKVTMLVDGEEVSGIAQGIEHVKGDTSVFVDGKKFDINSVFKVEQPQ, from the coding sequence ATGTCAGATATAGCAACAGATTTTATTCAAAGGCCTCAGGCTCAGGATTTTACTACGATTGATCCAAATTCGACTGGAAAAATAGAGACGCAACAAAAGACTCTTGGCCAGGCGGAGTTCTTCAAGTTGCTCACCACGCAGTTGGCGAGCCAGGACCCGCTCAAGCCTATGGATGATACGGCGTTCATTGCTCAGATGGCCAACTTCAGCGAGTTGGAAATGATGTCTGAGCTGAACGACAACTTTAGCGAGTTTACAGGCGTCCAGCAATTCCAGGCCTCCCAAGGTTACATTGGCAAGAAAGTGACCATGTTAGTAGATGGTGAAGAGGTGTCGGGAATCGCCCAAGGAATTGAACATGTGAAGGGTGATACCAGTGTATTCGTCGACGGAAAGAAATTCGATATTAACTCAGTGTTCAAGGTAGAGCAGCCTCAGTAG
- a CDS encoding MotE family protein has protein sequence MSVLLTKSWFLAVLALVIMLGTQVGSYVLYRDKIFPADKDVLVIKREDPSPIGWNFSSDDLKRLKSELDKRVAKIAEREANLVTYEARLQSDRIEIEEIKAEVERMRDKLMKDIVEVEAWEGKNLKTLADTYGNLDPEATVSIFKELDDATVAKILRFMKPATIGDILQEMAQQGGGNEAMIKRAAKLSNILRLSRDDLQAKK, from the coding sequence ATGAGTGTATTACTAACTAAATCGTGGTTCTTAGCCGTTTTGGCTCTCGTTATAATGCTTGGGACTCAAGTGGGTTCGTACGTACTTTATCGCGACAAAATTTTCCCGGCAGACAAGGATGTGCTGGTCATAAAACGTGAGGACCCATCACCGATTGGCTGGAATTTTTCTAGTGATGACCTCAAGCGATTGAAATCGGAGCTCGATAAGAGAGTGGCGAAAATTGCCGAAAGGGAGGCGAACCTCGTAACTTATGAAGCACGGCTGCAATCTGATCGTATTGAGATAGAGGAGATCAAGGCGGAAGTAGAGCGAATGCGCGATAAGCTAATGAAAGATATCGTCGAAGTTGAGGCCTGGGAAGGCAAAAACCTGAAAACCCTGGCTGATACCTATGGGAATTTGGATCCTGAAGCAACCGTAAGTATCTTCAAAGAACTGGACGACGCTACTGTCGCCAAAATATTAAGATTTATGAAGCCGGCGACAATTGGAGATATTCTTCAGGAGATGGCTCAACAGGGTGGCGGAAACGAAGCGATGATAAAGCGGGCTGCGAAATTGTCCAACATACTCAGATTATCAAGAGACGATTTACAGGCGAAAAAGTAA
- a CDS encoding FliI/YscN family ATPase, with product MNRLLPDWAEDIGVRVDTADTVTRLGKVVQVAGLVVESEGPQASLGDICDIVSPSSDLVIHSEVVGFRDHRILLMPLEDMEGVHPGCHVKLSTGINRVPVGSEVLGRVLDGFGQPIDSFGPIHYREETSRSRPIPNPLLRRRIEKRFETGIKAIDLFSPVGEGQRLGVFAGSGVGKSTLMGMLARSSDADVNVIALVGERGRELREFIEKDLGPEGLRKTVVVVATSDQSAPLRLRAANLATSIAENFRESGKKVLFLMDSVTRYAMAQREVGLAIGEPPASRGYTPSVFSKLPKLLERSGNSEKGSITAFYTVLVEGDDFNEPISDSVRGILDGHIILSRRLATANHFPAIDVLESISRLVNDISSKEEVELSGLARDYLSLYRENEDIINLGAYTSGVNARIDNAIAAHGRIMEMLRQSHSEHIPSVDSFSLLEEAIK from the coding sequence ATGAATCGATTGCTTCCAGACTGGGCTGAAGATATTGGAGTCCGAGTGGATACGGCGGATACCGTGACACGATTGGGCAAAGTTGTCCAAGTCGCCGGACTCGTTGTTGAATCTGAGGGTCCACAAGCCAGTCTCGGTGATATCTGCGATATCGTTTCCCCTAGCTCTGATCTTGTGATTCATTCAGAAGTCGTAGGCTTTAGGGATCATCGTATTCTTTTGATGCCGCTTGAAGACATGGAAGGGGTTCATCCGGGTTGTCATGTAAAATTGAGTACAGGCATCAATCGTGTACCAGTTGGTTCAGAGGTTCTTGGAAGAGTTTTAGATGGCTTTGGGCAGCCCATAGACAGTTTTGGTCCTATCCATTACAGAGAAGAAACGTCTCGGTCCCGGCCTATTCCCAATCCCTTGTTGAGAAGGCGGATCGAAAAGCGCTTCGAGACAGGCATTAAGGCTATAGATCTTTTCAGTCCTGTTGGAGAAGGGCAGAGATTAGGGGTGTTTGCGGGAAGTGGCGTCGGTAAATCGACCTTGATGGGAATGTTAGCTCGAAGTTCAGACGCGGATGTAAACGTCATCGCCTTAGTGGGTGAACGGGGACGAGAACTGAGAGAATTTATTGAAAAGGATCTTGGACCAGAGGGCTTGCGTAAAACGGTCGTCGTAGTCGCTACCTCTGACCAAAGTGCCCCATTGCGGCTACGGGCAGCAAATCTCGCGACTTCAATTGCGGAGAACTTTCGGGAGTCTGGTAAGAAAGTTCTTTTCCTGATGGATTCCGTAACTCGATACGCGATGGCCCAGCGGGAAGTTGGACTGGCGATTGGAGAGCCGCCTGCTAGTAGAGGTTACACGCCTTCGGTCTTTTCCAAGCTCCCAAAGCTATTGGAAAGATCGGGTAATTCGGAAAAAGGGTCCATAACAGCCTTTTATACCGTACTTGTGGAGGGAGACGATTTCAACGAACCGATTTCGGATTCCGTGCGCGGAATATTGGATGGCCATATCATTTTATCCCGTCGTTTAGCGACGGCGAATCACTTCCCGGCTATTGATGTTCTGGAGAGTATTAGTCGCTTAGTTAATGACATTTCTTCGAAAGAGGAAGTCGAGCTCTCTGGATTGGCGAGAGACTACCTGTCTCTGTACCGGGAAAACGAGGACATTATCAACTTGGGGGCTTACACGAGTGGTGTGAACGCGCGCATCGATAATGCTATAGCTGCTCACGGACGTATCATGGAAATGCTGCGTCAAAGTCATTCGGAGCATATTCCAAGTGTTGATTCCTTTTCATTATTGGAGGAGGCGATTAAATGA
- a CDS encoding FliH/SctL family protein, which yields MMSLRVSYDGPPRVDAKVFGEEIEKSYQKGYDEASQQHSQQILGFRSEVNALREKTFSDLENKFGKIVAEAREALMTLTHDCVSRTLGGVEFDSETILSIVNSVIEESGLDDEKMEVRLNPLDLALLEDLEVGIRSKHPRLDFAEDKGLQRGDCLLSSRFGKVDGLISTKLNRLKDGLRPS from the coding sequence ATGATGAGCTTACGAGTCTCATATGATGGGCCTCCGCGAGTGGATGCTAAGGTGTTCGGAGAGGAGATCGAGAAGTCGTATCAAAAAGGTTATGACGAGGCGAGTCAGCAGCATAGTCAACAGATACTAGGGTTTCGATCCGAAGTGAATGCCTTGAGGGAAAAGACATTTTCCGACCTGGAAAACAAGTTTGGCAAGATCGTCGCAGAAGCTCGTGAGGCTCTCATGACGCTAACCCATGATTGTGTGAGCCGGACTCTTGGCGGTGTAGAATTTGATTCTGAAACTATTCTTTCAATCGTGAATTCCGTCATTGAGGAATCTGGTTTGGATGACGAAAAAATGGAGGTTCGACTGAATCCTTTGGACTTGGCACTGCTCGAAGATCTTGAAGTAGGAATTAGGTCGAAACACCCTCGGTTGGATTTTGCTGAGGACAAAGGTCTTCAAAGAGGGGATTGTTTGCTGAGTAGTCGATTTGGCAAAGTCGATGGGCTGATTTCAACCAAGCTAAACAGGCTAAAGGACGGACTGCGACCAAGCTGA
- the fliG gene encoding flagellar motor switch protein FliG — MPGTYDRLTRTQKLATFLIVIGPETAAHLLKQFEDEDVEILCKEMTSINAIEEVDQKRAIEEFSSVILSSYSSLLGGPFYTRKALEIAKGDFKASSILERIAPASNSAEVIKEIEQMEPSQIFNLIKTEQSQTIAFVLSYLENDKAGPILGMFNQELRGEVLERLGMLEPTSLEIINKVANSLSKNLDTGGKVTMNRSGGVRMVADLLNTLEKDDSKEILSNVEERNPNLGSEIRKKMFSFEDLIRLDLPDLQRIMREVDSGDLTISLKSATESLRDFIMQAVSKRAAETLMEELEMMGPVKLTEVEAAQERVIQVVRRMEEQEEISLDGGSQTV; from the coding sequence ATGCCTGGAACTTACGACAGATTAACGCGCACGCAAAAACTGGCGACCTTTCTTATTGTAATTGGTCCAGAGACAGCGGCCCATTTGCTTAAGCAGTTTGAAGATGAAGATGTAGAGATCCTCTGTAAGGAAATGACCTCCATCAACGCAATTGAAGAGGTGGATCAAAAGCGAGCAATTGAAGAATTCTCAAGTGTGATTCTATCAAGCTACAGCTCGTTGCTCGGTGGACCCTTCTACACTCGTAAGGCTCTAGAAATAGCAAAAGGGGATTTCAAAGCTTCTAGCATTCTTGAGCGCATTGCTCCTGCTAGTAATTCAGCAGAAGTTATTAAGGAAATTGAGCAAATGGAGCCCAGTCAGATCTTTAATTTGATCAAGACGGAGCAGTCCCAAACAATTGCATTTGTTCTCTCTTATCTGGAGAATGACAAGGCGGGACCGATTTTAGGCATGTTCAATCAGGAACTGCGTGGGGAAGTGCTCGAACGTCTAGGAATGTTGGAGCCCACCTCTCTTGAGATCATAAACAAAGTAGCTAATTCGCTCAGCAAGAATCTGGATACGGGAGGAAAAGTTACCATGAACCGGAGTGGCGGTGTTCGGATGGTTGCGGACTTGCTCAATACTTTAGAAAAAGACGACAGCAAAGAGATTCTTTCGAATGTCGAAGAGCGAAATCCTAATCTGGGATCCGAAATTCGAAAGAAGATGTTCAGCTTCGAAGATCTCATTCGCCTCGATCTTCCCGACTTGCAAAGAATTATGCGCGAAGTCGACTCGGGAGATCTTACGATATCTCTAAAATCAGCAACCGAATCGCTCCGCGATTTCATTATGCAGGCGGTTTCCAAGAGAGCAGCGGAAACTTTAATGGAAGAGTTGGAAATGATGGGACCTGTCAAATTGACAGAAGTAGAGGCAGCTCAGGAACGCGTAATCCAAGTCGTGCGTCGAATGGAAGAACAGGAGGAAATCAGCCTAGATGGTGGTAGCCAGACAGTCTAA